A window of Dermacentor andersoni chromosome 4, qqDerAnde1_hic_scaffold, whole genome shotgun sequence genomic DNA:
TGTACATGGTCGTCTTAATTTATGCAATCCCAGAGTGTGCAACGAAGGTCATATATCAGGCAACCCTTACGTCAACCGCCTGTCGGCGCGTGCTTTCGATAGGAGAGGAAGCAATCATGCGACCGCTCGGAGTGGTGCAACGGTCTGAAAGCAATACGAACGGGGCGTTGACGTGCCTGCCTGCCTCCCTCGGTTAACGCGGCCCAGAGAGCTCGGACTCTGCGCTGGTTTCGTGGAGTTACGGGCGCTGCTTAAAGATTAGGGCCTCATCCGTGTTGTAAAGAGGACAGATCCCGATTGCGCCGTGCACATACTGCTGTTGCAGGTCCCCCCCTCCTGAAAACTGGTCTCGTCTCGCGTACTTCGTGCACTCGTCGCCGTCGGTGGGTAGAAGAGAGATCGCGAAGCGCGGTGCCCGCGATCAAGGTTTCCTTGGTGCGCGATTAACATTAAAGGGTATAGGTTGGTGAAGCCTCGAGTGCAATTGAATTTCAATGCGTGAGGCGTGGGCAGATGAAGGTGGTGAGGCAAACAGAGTTGGGGACGCAAGCGCTGAATGTGATGCGAAATGGAATTTGTGTTCTGGACTGCGCGAGAAGCTACATGGGTTTTAGCGGGCGTTTCTATTTATGACCTCCGGTGAGAGAAGAGGCCCGTTGGGAGGCGTTCAGAATTGGCAGCGTAAATATAAACGTTTTGGCGTGACATCTCGCTCTGTGTCTTCGTTCTGTGACATCTCGCTCTGACTGCGGTTGAACATAGCATTTAGTGAAACAAAAATAAGAACACGCCGATAACTGTGCTTAGCACGTATGTCCGGATCTTGCTTCTGATACTGCGCGGCAAGTCGTAACAGTTAGTTTTATTGTTTTGACAGTGGAATGCCCTTTGCTGTTTTCAGCCTAATTCCGTGGCTGAACTCAACCATCCTTCGGCATTCACAAATGCGGTTACGCCAGTTGCCAATATTCAAATCACGTAAGATAAAGCTGGTCCTCGAACGATGGCATAAGCTTCTTTTCTTACGAGAGCTGGTGGGAccattctttattattatttgcttgtTTCGGCTCGTCATAGTTGTCATCGCTTTCGCCAACCTAATTAGTTCGCAGCAGCACAAATGCCTCCCGCAAATACACTCAACTACTCAAGTCCTCCTGGGTCAAATAAAATACCAAAAATTTCCTAATGTCGTCGTTTAACTCACTTAAAGATAAGATatattgatagatagatagatatataagATTTAAGATATATTGCTTCTCAGATAGAGCGTTAGTCAGATGTTCTCTACCTACTGCACCACCTGCAGAACCTCGCATCTTCGTAATCTCAACCAAACTATCAAATCCGCGGTTGGCCCACATTACTCTGTGTTTCTTAACCTTAAGCTATTGCAGCAGATTTTGTCCTGGCTACTTGCATCGTAGTTGAAGTTGGAACTATtctgtgcagcaagttgagagGGTAATTgcacgaattaaaaaaaaaatttgaatggGAGACGTAGTGACTGGCGTGCTGCAGATATCTCTATCTCTTGACAGCTTAAGAAAAAGCTAAGGACCGCGCgtaacgagcgatggaacgagaagTCGTAGGCATAACGGTTAGAAacaggaagacagcgatgtgtATTGGGGAGAAGAACAGCGGTAGCCGATAGTCCAGTTGGCATTAAGAGGAAGTGTCGGAGCAGAGCAGGATATATGTCTGAGTAGAGCAGATCATTGCCGCTTCGAAAGGCAGGCAAACGTTGGTCTACTAGCGTTACAGAATGCGATCCAAGGGAAGGTCGAGAACTGCAGAGAATCCGGTGGGATGATCAAATAAGTAATTTGCAGGCATCGGATGgcgtcagctggcgcaagacagctGGGGGCAGTTGGAGATGGATGGGAGAGACATTtctcctacagtggacataaattaATAGGCTGAGAATGATTATGATTTATATCTCTCACCTTGACGGGCTTGTCGTACTCCAGGAGGCCATTGTTGCGGATGATGTCTGCGCTGACGCTGTTGTTTTCCCCGCCCGTGATCTCCTTGATGTAGACGTTGCTTTTGCTGGCCCGCTTTATCATGATGTTGCCTGCCTCGTCCATCTTGATTTTCACTCCCTGCACAGGACAAACGGCACGTGTATACAGTGGGGTAAATGGCCAAAAACATGTCCAGAAAGTTTACAATCAACGTAAAGCGGCATGATTAAGCTAAGTGGCTGTATAACTTCGTACTCATTAATTGTTGGCATTAagatttactttatttatttggcAAGCCACGATACAAAAGACATTGCGCATCATTAGACAAGGTATATGCAATGCATCTTGGACAACTTCCAGAAACGCGCGCAATGAATCATGCGTGCATCGTTCTTGCTCCGTTCAGTCTCTCTCACTTATCACGTCATCAATCTTGGCAAATATACAATGCCTGCCCGTGACCGGTTCTGAGCAATAATGTCTCTCGGCCACGCCTATAGGCATGAACGTTCGAGCGGTGGCCATCCCTCGAAGCGCAGTAGTAATAATTTAGGTATGCGTAAACAGGCGACTAATTTACTTTAGTGAGTCTAAATGGTCGAACGGGGTACAGAACACACCTGAGTCATTTTCTCAAGATGAGATTTCTACTTCTCTTTTTTCACTTTAGCGTGGTTTTCTCGAAGAAAAGTATTACGTGTACACGTCAAACTTCGGGCACAAAGTAAAAGTTACTTTTTCAACGTCTCGTATGGTCGGGGTTGCTTCGGTCGCGTGCACAGTAAACTTCGCTGCTCAAATAAGTCCACGTCTCTTAAGCGGCCTGTTCGTCTCTCCAGACCACCCTTCCCCACCAAAGCCgttttaaccctttactgcacaattttttgcttcctcaaaatattattcatggagttgtagggaaaCATAACAATACCTGTACTCCCATGGAAACTTTCTTTAGTGAATGTCTGTGGTttcaatttgcagaaaaagggtatgttgcatatttgcaacaatgtgcaaataaagaagaagttgaaagtaaaagatagatttagtgcgattcatactgaaggcccctcgccttcgTGAAATGAGCTTGGGAAAGGAGCCCGCGCCTGAAGGCCCGTCGAAACACTCGCGAGCACGACGTCGACCAATTCTTGGGGGGAAGGAAGGGTCGAgctctggcgcccaacgtggttttcttttttttttttctcgtttttttttttgttcgttctgGCGTACGCTTCCGTACCGCAGGGACCACGAGCACGGGAACAAGGGAACCGCCCCCATCTCGAGGCAGCTGGCCATCCCCCCTAGGCCTACTTGTTTCGCTCCGACATCAGGTCCCACAGCTCACGCATCTGTACCCAACGCCTCTGACTCGCGTAAGCTCGCTGAACGTTTTTATTCTACATCTCGATCTCCTTGCCCCCCGCTATTCCGCGCCATCCTGCCTCCGCAGAACCGCTTGACGTTGCTTGACCATTCCGTCGGACCGCTTTGCCCGTCCAATTTCAACACCAAACATGCACCGCCGGCATTTTAATGCACCTACGTTCGGGTAAAGTCAAGAAGGGCGCGGTTGAAAATCATACTCGCCAAACCACTAGTACGATGCCTGATAAAAAGGACCAGGGCGCGCCCGCACAAGATATGTCCAGCATCATTGCCCACCTGACCGCGCTGCTCGAGCATCAAGCAACCATAACCGCAGCATCCAGTTTCCGTTTGCAGCTCGCTGTGCCTACATATGAAGGCCACACAGATAAGAAATCGGTGGCGGATTTCCTTCAGGAAATGGAAGATTACCGCAATGCGGAAGCCATTACTGATGACGTTCTTCTTCAGCGTGTTTTGCCCGTCGCACTGACTGGGTCCGCCGCCCGCTGGCGTCGTCGCCAGTCATTCCAAAGTTGGGCGCACTTTGAGCAGCTACTGCGAGCAGAATTCCTTCCCCCCGActacgttgtccgcatgaaagaCGAGCTTCGCGCCCGTAGTCAGGCGGAGGAGGAAAGCCTCCAAGAATACATACGGTCCTTTCAGGAGCTTTACGAGCGCGCAGACCCTTCAGCACCCGAAACAGAAAGAGTCACCCGCGCAATCCGGCAAGCTCACCCACGCTTTCAGGCTTATCTAAGGGGCCGTACCTTCTCTTCCCTTGATGATCTCGCTAAAGCGGCGTCCGATATTCAGGCGGCGATGTTGGCCGAGCTCACTTACCAGCCTCCACCCCCACCTCAAGCCTCCCTCGAGCCGTCTTGCGCGTGGCGCGGTTCTCCAATTGCaagcccggctagctcagtcggtagagcatgagactcttaatctcagggtcgtgggttcgggccccacgttgggcgccagatgaaggcccctcgccttcgctcaggggggtccgcgagccgctaccagcacgacagaggaccagtggcgcaaagaacaaaaaccgTTTTAATTTACGATAGAATGTAACACTCAAgattaccgcagcctcgcggccaatagcagaaaaaaaacaaggcaaagaagcaagcagtaaataagcaaagcagcaaaaagcagcaaaagcaaagaagcaagcagcaaaacagcgaagcaacaaaatatacaagccaaagggagcgacgaaagaacggccgctacaaaccatcaaccgacacaatctttcgggcgataacagaatgcataaagcgcagaaagcaagGCGCGCAGATAGTCCCAcaagcgaacaacaagagcactctttcatgCAGACACAATACAAAGACGCTTTTCCCCCAGCTCCGTAGCACGCTCGGACAGAGacctagacgggccacgccccaccagcgcctccccaggcccgcgccccgcAAAAGAGCCACGAGTGCCGTCTCCGCTGCAttcttatcgggcagccgccttcccggcagtccccgcgcgagttcttacgatacCGCGATCgatgcgcatgctccatgcgacgagtgccgttgtggcgcgcgtttcaaaggcttcccccgtgcgcgctgcagagagggccAAGGGCCCGACAATACTCAGATGCTTATTTGCACGAGACAATCATTGGTGGACctatgatttagtgtggaacaaagagaagcacttgtacatgcttgtgcagcacaggtggttcccacacttcATGCAGCACGTCATGCAGATTCCCGCgcagccaggaaacaatgcagtgttttcgggttattgtcaaaatgtagaacatcgaagcacagacgtaaAGCTGTGCCCGTGAAGACGTGACACGGCAACGTGCGGACGCACAGCGTatacttttgaaaagaaaaaaggaaattcgaccagagaacatcttgtccacatattgaatcgaaacggaCTTACACTCGTGGCTGTCGTGACTAACTGAATAGTCACTGTCTTCACTATCAGGAGGAATTGCTGGGCCATACCAGCGTTtcggagccatttcacttttccgaagaaaataaaccatgtacacgttgttgcatttgtgcaacataGCAACGTTCTGTCGCCATGAACAAACTATTTCGATATGACAATATTTTTTTGAACCTACAGAGTCAGAAGGATGTGGAGCATAGTataagaattttttttgcgctttgtcttatggagaaatacatttacaatttgtaaaacttacctatatcactgctcgcgggcgcgcgcagcctccgccacgtttgttttggtagaagatgcgaaggaTTAGCACAGATTGCAGCACAAGGTGGCGCGTTTTACAGACCAATGTCGCGgatatgcaacaacgtgtacaggcagctccaagctgactttgcttcggtttttaacgccgttcatcagaatgttgcgtaaatgcaacatgGTGCAGTAGAGGGTTAATAACCGCCCGGCAGGGACACGCTAAGCGCAAGCATGATTCCGCACGCAACTCGGCAGGTCGCAGCACGCAAcgtagcctctctctctctctctctctctctctctctctctctctctctcacgcactcTCAGCAAGGTGACAGCTTGGCGCGTTCGTCAAGAAATCGTGGTCAAGTGCCCGTGAGACCGCGCTGCCCGTTTTGCACTGCCCAGCCGCGAACGCAAAGGCAACCGCAGAGATGCGCGCTTCCACGCCGGCGATGCATGGCTTATAGATGGCGTGAGAGCCGCGGGAAAGTGGTGAGGCTGAGGGGGGTCATCACGCGATCGCACATACGAAGTGCCCGCTAGAGTCACTGCGCCGGGCCACCCGCAGGCCCGCGTAGGGGCCATTGTTCTGCGCCGCTGTCACCTTTGCGCTTCGCCCTTCTTTTCTGGCTCTGGTGCCGTGCGCCGCGTCGAGCTGATTGCCCCGCGGTGGGTCGTCACGTGTATATGTGGCCCGGCCGCGGCCTTGTAGTAGTGCGATGCGACGGGGCGGGCGGGATGTCCTCGTGGTTGCCCTCGTTTTCACCCCCTTTTCTTTCCAGTGCGTGGATATGTGTACTGGCGCGAGCGTAAATGCGGACCGGGTCGTGACCGATCCCGCTCGTGCTCCCGTGGTATTGTGCCTGGCTTTTCCTAGGCCACGTTCCTTTCGCCTGCTTTCGCGAAagcaaatagagagagagagaaaaaaaaaggaataataaaaataaatgccctGTCGCAGTGACGAGCACCGTCAACCTCGAACTCCGGGATGACGATTATACGAACACATGCGAGATGACCAATGCTGCTAAAAGTTCGACGGCGTCCCATATATATGCTAAAGTGCAATTATTGCTTTCTTGAATAACTTATCTGTGAAAATTCAGGGTGAACGTTGAGGAGTGTTTGTTACTTCGTAATAGCGTGTGAAAAATCTGAGCAGTAAGCTCAAACACCCCTGGCCCCGCCAGTACTCGAGCGGCGATTCTACCATATATTGCCGGGTTCCATCGAGGACATGTTTGCACGAGATGTGTCTACCCGATTGCTTGAAGTTATCACGAGTGAAGGAAGCAGTATCATCAAAAGCGACAAAGAATAACTCGAGAAAAGTTCGACAGGCGAAGTTGAACGACGGCAAAAAGAACATACGCAAATCGAAATCTGCACCGGACAATGCA
This region includes:
- the LOC140217052 gene encoding uncharacterized protein produces the protein MHLRSGKVKKGAVENHTRQTTSTMPDKKDQGAPAQDMSSIIAHLTALLEHQATITAASSFRLQLAVPTYEGHTDKKSVADFLQEMEDYRNAEAITDDVLLQRVLPVALTGSAARWRRRQSFQSWAHFEQLLRAEFLPPDYVVRMKDELRARSQAEEESLQEYIRSFQELYERADPSAPETERVTRAIRQAHPRFQAYLRGRTFSSLDDLAKAASDIQAAMLAELTYQPPPPPQASLEPSCAWRGSPIASPASSVGRA